One window from the genome of Agarivorans sp. Alg241-V36 encodes:
- a CDS encoding SlyX family protein codes for MNQQELESVIERLETKLAFQEDTIEQLNLALQSQQNQLETLEHQFKLIRAKLFEGDGSAAVAPQEQETPPPHY; via the coding sequence ATGAATCAGCAAGAATTAGAAAGTGTTATTGAACGCTTAGAAACAAAACTGGCCTTTCAAGAGGACACAATAGAACAACTAAATCTCGCCTTGCAGAGCCAGCAAAACCAATTAGAAACTTTAGAGCACCAATTTAAGCTGATTAGAGCCAAACTGTTTGAGGGCGATGGCAGCGCGGCAGTTGCTCCGCAAGAACAAGAAACACCTCCTCCTCACTACTAA
- a CDS encoding GNAT family N-acetyltransferase: MSQSFRLAQQADLPSIVEIYNSTIASRKVTADTEPQSVASRQAWFEQHQNPKRPLYVLEQAGEVIAWLSFSDFYGRPAYQHSAEISLYLAESQRGKGLGSKLLIEAESLAKKLGIEILLAFIFSHNTPSLQLFEKLAYQHWGQLPNVARMDQQDFSLTILGKPLT, from the coding sequence ATGTCTCAGTCATTTCGTTTAGCCCAGCAGGCCGATTTGCCCAGTATTGTGGAGATCTATAACTCCACTATTGCCTCTCGCAAAGTAACGGCTGATACCGAGCCACAATCCGTGGCCTCTCGCCAAGCTTGGTTTGAGCAACATCAAAACCCCAAGCGCCCTTTGTACGTGCTTGAGCAGGCTGGCGAAGTGATTGCTTGGTTAAGCTTTAGTGATTTTTATGGTCGGCCGGCCTACCAACATAGCGCAGAGATAAGCTTATACTTGGCAGAAAGCCAACGTGGCAAAGGTTTAGGTAGCAAGTTATTAATTGAAGCTGAAAGCTTAGCCAAAAAGCTCGGAATAGAAATCCTACTGGCCTTCATATTTAGTCACAACACCCCAAGCTTACAGCTATTTGAAAAGCTCGCTTATCAGCACTGGGGGCAACTTCCTAATGTAGCCAGAATGGATCAACAAGACTTTAGCTTAACTATTTTAGGCAAGCCACTCACTTAA